A genomic region of Chitinimonas arctica contains the following coding sequences:
- a CDS encoding amino acid kinase family protein produces the protein MLHHPEPTPTTSQRATHLMSSLPFMEALHNQTVVIVYAGQSVYNPTLRASFSQNAALLKLTGMRPVIVHGGLPRFQAQGQVPEAPVREAMRTTLAIHVARTALAEVNLELVRLIGVHGVKVLGINGQDGHCLTAGSTAGGDFISPIEAVDTAILEAFLTGGLLPVVMPLAPDADGDDRLVSPERLGNLLAQKLKATTLVMMVENSVLREFGDQTGLCGKSELEKWLAEHASNTAAAYAREALDALTHGVQSVHLVDISQPQGMVDELLTEEGRGIVFCGRSSAELVAETRRYFADADSVLRPDFSVERKRVVRF, from the coding sequence CAGCGCGCCACTCATCTGATGAGTTCGCTACCCTTTATGGAAGCCTTGCACAACCAGACCGTGGTGATCGTCTATGCCGGGCAGTCGGTCTACAACCCCACCCTGCGGGCATCCTTCTCGCAAAATGCGGCGCTGCTGAAGCTGACCGGTATGCGTCCCGTGATCGTGCATGGTGGTTTGCCGCGATTCCAGGCGCAGGGGCAAGTACCGGAAGCGCCAGTCCGCGAGGCCATGCGCACGACCCTAGCTATCCATGTTGCACGCACGGCACTGGCGGAAGTCAACCTTGAGCTAGTTCGCCTGATCGGCGTACATGGGGTAAAAGTCTTGGGTATCAATGGGCAGGATGGCCATTGTCTCACCGCCGGTTCGACAGCCGGCGGCGACTTCATCAGCCCGATAGAGGCGGTCGACACCGCGATACTGGAGGCTTTCCTGACTGGCGGCTTGCTGCCGGTAGTCATGCCCCTGGCACCCGATGCCGACGGCGATGATCGCCTGGTCAGCCCCGAGCGACTTGGCAATCTGCTGGCGCAGAAGTTGAAGGCCACCACCCTGGTGATGATGGTGGAGAATTCGGTGCTGAGAGAATTCGGCGACCAGACCGGACTATGCGGCAAAAGTGAGTTGGAAAAATGGCTAGCCGAGCATGCAAGCAACACGGCTGCTGCCTATGCGCGAGAGGCGCTCGATGCACTGACTCACGGGGTGCAAAGCGTCCATCTCGTCGATATCAGCCAACCACAAGGCATGGTCGACGAGTTGCTGACGGAAGAAGGCCGGGGCATCGTGTTCTGCGGGCGCAGTAGCGCCGAGTTGGTGGCGGAAACCAGGCGCTATTTCGCCGACGCCGACAGCGTGTTGCGGCCGGACTTCAGCGTCGAGCGCAAGCGGGTCGTGCGCTTCTGA
- a CDS encoding YnfA family protein: protein MPKTLLLFVLTALAEIVGCFLPYLWLRRGGSIWLLLPAAISLSLFAWLLTLHPAASGRIYAAYGGVYVLTSLAWLRVVDGVTRSLHDWVGASVMLVGACIIMAGWR from the coding sequence ATGCCGAAAACCTTACTTCTCTTCGTGCTAACCGCCCTGGCGGAAATCGTAGGATGTTTTCTGCCTTACCTATGGCTACGTCGAGGCGGATCAATTTGGCTGCTTTTACCGGCTGCTATCAGCCTTTCCTTGTTCGCCTGGCTCTTGACATTGCATCCCGCCGCCAGCGGCCGGATTTATGCAGCCTACGGCGGCGTATATGTGCTGACATCCTTAGCCTGGCTTCGGGTGGTAGACGGGGTAACGCGGTCACTGCATGACTGGGTCGGGGCGAGTGTCATGCTGGTGGGTGCCTGCATCATTATGGCGGGCTGGCGGTAG